One Thermosphaera aggregans DNA segment encodes these proteins:
- the upp gene encoding uracil phosphoribosyltransferase — protein MSENLIIIDNPLARYYLTVLRRRDTRPAVYRDYVKKIGYIIGYEASRLLKWKPVFVETSIAKTEGIVPGKQVYIIGVLGASIPLMHGIWEALPWAGLGIVAARRFKVENKVLVRLYYERVPPDLSEYTSIAVDPTLATGNTMIKVLEKLNELKCKDYLVATIIASRTGLENLWKRFPDVRVITLSVDPVLNQDYFIVPGIGDAGDRSLSSDEF, from the coding sequence TTGAGCGAGAATCTCATCATTATTGATAATCCTTTAGCAAGGTACTATCTCACCGTTTTACGTAGAAGAGATACTAGGCCCGCTGTTTACAGGGATTACGTTAAGAAAATAGGCTACATAATTGGTTATGAAGCCTCCAGGCTTTTGAAGTGGAAGCCCGTATTCGTAGAAACATCAATAGCTAAAACCGAGGGCATCGTTCCGGGAAAACAGGTCTACATCATCGGGGTTTTAGGAGCATCCATACCTTTAATGCACGGGATTTGGGAGGCTTTGCCCTGGGCAGGCCTAGGAATAGTTGCTGCGAGAAGATTTAAAGTCGAGAACAAGGTTCTTGTCAGACTATACTATGAAAGAGTCCCTCCCGACCTTTCAGAATACACCTCTATCGCCGTGGATCCGACCTTGGCGACGGGAAACACCATGATAAAGGTTTTAGAAAAGCTTAACGAATTGAAATGCAAGGATTACCTCGTAGCCACGATAATAGCGTCCAGGACCGGCTTGGAAAACCTGTGGAAGAGATTTCCCGATGTCAGAGTTATAACTTTAAGCGTGGACCCTGTTCTCAACCAGGACTACTTTATCGTACCCGGCATAGGTGATGCGGGAGACAGGTCGCTGAGCTCTGACGAGTTTTAA
- a CDS encoding DEAD/DEAH box helicase, which translates to MDLIRLNLYKRVEMRVEELISKGLPESYVRVLEAEGITTLNPVQADAVNKGVLEGRNLVVSTPTASGKTLIAEMLLVKTVVNEGIGVYLTPLKALASEKHGEFNRLSRIGLKAGITTGDYDNPAEELRDYDIIVATYERFDSLLRLKPSWISRVKAIVIDEMHTIGDPDRGPIIEMIVARALKAGVQILGLSATIGNPHHLAEWIKGGLVDTPWRPVKLVEGYYSKSLRKIFFDNGVEESVEVNTGDRILDVVLHNLSMDYQTIVFIHNRRKVEEYAEKVSLKLPPTPEEEVEDFVAQLSEDPSSMEREFLTSLLRRGVGYHHAGLSSVGRRVVEEAFRSRVLRIVFATPTLAAGVNLPARRVVVSVKRYDASKGRTVSISVSEYKQMAGRAGRPRYDRVGESIIVDASSDREAVAFLRGRPEEVRGKLASSRNLRIHALSLLASREAASIEGLNDIFSLTFSAYYAGSKTFLESLTGETINYLLKTNMVVEKNGFLEATSLGKITSYTYLDPATVDTWRRIKPPLPSDAYVLHVVTITPDFLRSAPYIPSRIIEEFEEGALEMSRHGIIPSPGRVEADYDDWLASYVYAMILVDWINETPEDAIISKYSIGPGDLFNIKETATWIVSSLAKIESVLGDRRMYRHLQRLSMRLEEGVKEDALELTRVENIGRVRARILIEHGIKSINDLAEAPLEKLSSLPRFGPRVARSVKEWLRKRGYTVKE; encoded by the coding sequence ATGGATTTGATAAGGTTAAATCTTTATAAGAGGGTTGAAATGCGCGTCGAGGAATTAATAAGCAAAGGGTTGCCGGAGAGCTATGTAAGGGTGCTGGAGGCGGAAGGTATCACAACGCTGAACCCCGTTCAGGCAGACGCTGTTAACAAGGGCGTGTTAGAAGGTAGGAACCTGGTGGTTTCAACTCCCACGGCTAGTGGTAAGACGTTAATTGCGGAAATGCTCCTGGTTAAGACTGTTGTGAACGAGGGGATAGGGGTTTATCTTACCCCGTTGAAAGCACTCGCAAGCGAGAAGCATGGAGAGTTCAACCGTCTCTCCAGGATTGGGCTTAAAGCAGGCATCACAACCGGTGATTACGATAATCCAGCTGAAGAGCTAAGGGATTACGACATCATCGTTGCTACTTATGAAAGATTTGACAGTCTTTTAAGACTGAAACCCAGCTGGATTAGCAGGGTTAAAGCAATAGTTATCGATGAAATGCATACTATAGGGGATCCTGACAGGGGCCCCATCATAGAGATGATCGTTGCAAGGGCTTTGAAAGCAGGTGTTCAAATCCTCGGTTTAAGCGCCACAATCGGGAACCCGCATCATTTAGCCGAGTGGATCAAGGGGGGACTTGTTGATACCCCGTGGAGGCCTGTGAAATTGGTTGAAGGATACTACTCTAAGAGCCTGCGGAAAATATTCTTCGATAATGGTGTAGAGGAGAGCGTGGAGGTTAACACTGGTGATAGAATACTTGACGTTGTCCTCCATAATTTATCAATGGATTATCAAACAATCGTTTTCATTCACAACAGGAGGAAAGTTGAAGAATACGCTGAGAAAGTAAGCCTTAAACTCCCGCCTACGCCGGAAGAGGAGGTTGAAGACTTTGTTGCACAACTCTCTGAGGACCCGAGCAGTATGGAGAGGGAGTTTTTGACAAGCCTGTTGAGAAGAGGGGTTGGTTACCACCACGCAGGATTATCAAGCGTGGGGAGGAGAGTGGTAGAGGAGGCGTTTCGGAGCAGAGTTTTGAGAATAGTCTTCGCCACTCCAACTCTTGCCGCTGGGGTCAACCTCCCAGCTCGCAGGGTTGTTGTATCCGTTAAACGCTACGACGCCTCAAAGGGGAGGACGGTAAGCATTAGCGTTAGCGAGTACAAGCAGATGGCTGGCAGAGCGGGGAGGCCAAGATATGATAGAGTGGGTGAGAGCATAATAGTCGATGCTTCAAGCGATAGGGAGGCAGTGGCCTTCTTGAGAGGACGCCCTGAAGAAGTGAGGGGGAAGTTAGCCAGCTCCCGGAATCTAAGGATTCATGCTTTATCCCTCTTGGCCTCCAGGGAGGCAGCGAGTATTGAAGGATTAAACGACATCTTCTCGCTAACGTTCTCCGCATATTACGCGGGCTCAAAAACCTTTCTCGAGTCCTTAACAGGGGAAACAATTAACTACTTGTTGAAAACAAATATGGTGGTTGAAAAGAATGGTTTTCTAGAAGCAACAAGCCTTGGGAAGATCACGTCTTACACTTACCTGGACCCGGCAACGGTTGATACTTGGAGGAGGATTAAGCCACCGCTACCCTCAGATGCATACGTTTTACACGTGGTAACGATAACGCCTGACTTCTTGAGGAGTGCACCATACATACCTAGCAGGATTATCGAGGAGTTTGAGGAAGGTGCTTTAGAAATGAGCAGGCACGGGATCATACCCTCTCCAGGCAGGGTGGAGGCGGACTATGATGACTGGTTGGCAAGCTACGTGTACGCGATGATATTAGTTGACTGGATAAATGAAACGCCCGAGGATGCGATAATAAGTAAGTACTCGATAGGGCCCGGCGACTTGTTCAACATTAAGGAAACAGCGACATGGATAGTATCATCACTTGCTAAAATAGAGAGTGTACTAGGGGATAGAAGGATGTATAGGCATTTACAAAGGCTTTCCATGAGACTGGAGGAAGGGGTTAAGGAGGATGCGTTAGAATTGACACGTGTTGAGAACATAGGTAGGGTCAGAGCGAGGATACTGATCGAACACGGTATTAAAAGCATTAACGACCTGGCCGAGGCCCCGCTGGAAAAGCTATCCTCCCTACCTAGGTTCGGGCCTAGGGTTGCCCGATCCGTTAAAGAATGGTTGAGGAAGAGGGGGTACACCGTCAAGGAGTAG